In the genome of Spirochaetota bacterium, one region contains:
- the nhaD gene encoding sodium:proton antiporter NhaD, whose amino-acid sequence MVIAVVAVFVIGYAFIAFEHKVHINKAASALAAGIIAWTIYVLWVPDKHLVQEALTAHFEGVAEILFFLLGAMTIVELIDAHGGFDVITNRIQTRSKRTLLWIIGITAFLLSSVLDNLTTTIVMVSLVRKLLSDRDDRLVFAGIIIIATNAGGAWTPIGDVTTTMLWIGGNITTLATIKHLFLPSLACLFVPLIVISPSIRGKVARIERGAAQVTAGKNVVFFLGIGALLFVPVFKSITHLPPFLGMLLGLSVLWITTEIMHRGKEHEHRTKLSVGRALQKIDSASVLFFLGILLCIAALDAVGVLERTAVFLNTTVKNEAMIVVLIGVISAVVDNVPLVAAAMGMYPLSAHPADSAFWQFLAYCAGTGGSMLIIGSAAGVAAMGMEKIDFLWYLKRISLLALLGYAAGIAVFLGERALFPSFF is encoded by the coding sequence ATGGTGATCGCCGTTGTTGCCGTGTTCGTTATCGGATACGCATTCATTGCGTTCGAGCACAAGGTCCATATCAATAAAGCAGCGAGCGCCCTTGCTGCGGGAATAATCGCCTGGACGATCTATGTGCTCTGGGTCCCGGACAAGCACCTTGTGCAGGAGGCACTTACGGCTCACTTCGAGGGGGTCGCGGAGATATTGTTCTTCCTTCTCGGCGCCATGACCATCGTGGAATTGATCGATGCACACGGCGGATTCGACGTGATCACGAACCGGATACAGACCAGAAGTAAAAGGACGTTGCTCTGGATAATCGGCATTACGGCGTTCTTACTTTCATCGGTCCTCGACAATCTGACGACGACGATAGTGATGGTGTCGCTTGTTCGAAAGCTGTTGAGCGACCGTGACGATCGTCTCGTCTTTGCGGGCATCATCATTATCGCTACGAATGCCGGCGGGGCATGGACGCCCATCGGCGACGTAACGACGACCATGCTCTGGATAGGCGGAAATATCACGACACTTGCTACCATCAAGCATCTCTTTCTTCCGTCCCTTGCGTGCCTTTTCGTTCCGCTCATCGTTATTTCACCGTCGATACGAGGCAAGGTCGCCCGCATCGAGCGAGGGGCTGCGCAGGTGACCGCCGGGAAGAATGTCGTGTTCTTCCTCGGCATCGGCGCGCTCCTCTTTGTCCCGGTGTTCAAATCGATAACGCATCTCCCGCCGTTCCTCGGCATGCTGTTGGGCCTTTCCGTCCTGTGGATAACGACCGAGATAATGCATCGCGGCAAGGAGCATGAGCATCGCACGAAATTATCCGTCGGGCGCGCGCTGCAGAAGATCGACAGTGCGAGCGTGCTCTTCTTTCTCGGCATATTGCTCTGCATAGCCGCGCTCGATGCCGTCGGTGTGCTCGAGCGGACGGCGGTGTTCCTGAACACGACAGTAAAGAATGAAGCCATGATCGTGGTACTTATCGGCGTCATCTCCGCCGTCGTCGATAATGTACCGCTCGTCGCCGCGGCCATGGGGATGTATCCGCTCTCGGCGCATCCGGCGGACAGTGCGTTCTGGCAATTCCTCGCCTATTGTGCCGGTACCGGCGGGAGCATGCTCATCATCGGCTCCGCTGCCGGTGTTGCTGCCATGGGTATGGAAAAGATTGATTTTCTCTGGTATCTCAAGCGGATAAGTCTGCTCGCCCTGTTGGGATACGCGGCGGGTATCGCGGTATTCCTCGGTGAGCGCGCATTGTTCCCGAGCTTTTTCTGA
- a CDS encoding tetratricopeptide repeat protein, translating into MRGLFRLPSGIILNLLFCVYALLYSAFLRPFVFPAAHTAVTAAEKSPNPVFGVLVLLAFIFETIGMRIHMLWIRERFAGRAPKSYSGPVLVMIGHLVVSFLLGIAAMTSFFGSASPPIVVVIIVVLLVLAREGYIAVLIYNVDTPPATTVSFPLRLVAHLMLFSFVCIAYTVAWEAFTLSDIDQTFNVLEPITIVAYLGMLLVGAMVLIPIRLGYYMEERLSAGTTREKILLAISVLVMISLASSPMFRIYSAEDYARRGRKIVSYYPVKALNDFSKAIALAPTNPVYYADRALAYRGLRDNENARSNFNAAIALDDSRAMSYVGRGDLFFSEGNTANAKRDYYRAMELAPSNYLVHFAVGRFHAEEREYAAALSALSRAVALRKNHTAALEYRGYVYEATRNDTAAIADYRIAASNHSRYARERLRKRYTIELPKKDDDDND; encoded by the coding sequence ATGCGCGGTCTATTTCGCCTGCCGTCCGGGATTATCCTCAATCTCCTGTTCTGCGTCTATGCCCTGCTCTATTCGGCATTCCTGAGACCATTTGTGTTTCCCGCCGCGCACACCGCGGTTACAGCCGCGGAAAAATCGCCAAACCCCGTATTCGGCGTACTGGTGCTTCTCGCTTTTATTTTCGAAACGATCGGTATGCGAATACACATGCTTTGGATACGCGAACGTTTCGCCGGACGCGCGCCAAAAAGCTATTCCGGACCGGTACTCGTCATGATAGGGCACCTTGTCGTTTCTTTTCTTCTCGGTATAGCGGCAATGACGTCGTTCTTCGGATCCGCATCGCCGCCCATTGTGGTTGTCATCATCGTCGTTCTCCTCGTACTGGCGCGGGAAGGATATATCGCTGTGCTCATCTACAATGTCGATACCCCACCAGCAACGACTGTCTCATTCCCCCTGCGCCTTGTCGCACATCTCATGCTCTTCTCATTCGTCTGCATTGCCTATACGGTGGCATGGGAGGCATTCACCCTGAGCGATATCGATCAGACGTTCAATGTGCTCGAACCGATTACCATCGTCGCATACCTCGGCATGCTCCTTGTCGGCGCGATGGTGCTCATCCCGATCCGCCTCGGATACTATATGGAAGAACGCCTCTCAGCGGGAACAACACGGGAAAAGATCCTTCTCGCCATATCTGTTCTTGTAATGATATCGCTTGCCAGTTCGCCGATGTTCCGCATCTATTCGGCGGAGGACTATGCTCGCCGCGGGCGAAAGATAGTATCGTATTATCCCGTCAAAGCGCTCAACGATTTCAGCAAAGCGATCGCGCTTGCGCCGACGAACCCCGTGTATTATGCCGATCGAGCGCTCGCATATCGTGGACTTCGGGATAACGAGAACGCGCGGAGCAATTTCAATGCAGCGATAGCGCTGGATGATTCCCGTGCCATGTCATATGTCGGGCGCGGCGACCTCTTCTTCAGCGAAGGCAATACCGCAAACGCAAAACGCGATTATTATCGTGCGATGGAGCTCGCCCCGAGTAATTATCTGGTTCACTTCGCCGTCGGTCGATTCCACGCCGAAGAACGAGAGTATGCCGCCGCCCTATCCGCACTCTCGCGGGCTGTCGCTCTTCGGAAAAACCATACCGCGGCGCTCGAATATCGCGGGTATGTCTATGAGGCCACACGAAATGACACGGCCGCCATTGCCGATTATCGTATCGCGGCTTCGAACCACAGCCGGTATGCAAGGGAACGGCTGCGGAAGCGATATACGATAGAGCTTCCGAAAAAAGATGACGATGACAACGATTAA